The DNA segment CAAAATGTCGCGCATAGTTACGGCAATCATCAGAACAATGAGCAGAACAAATCCGATTGTATGAACCAGCTGTTCGACTTTCCGACTAACTGGAGAACCCTTGAGTTTTTCAATTAAAATGAATAATATCCGGCCGCCGTCCAGCGCAGGAAAAGGAAGTCCGTTTATAATCCCCAAATTTATGCTAAGAAGAGCCGCGAACTGTAAAATATAAACCAATCCCAGTTCAGTTACTTGCTTGGTAAGGTAGGCAATCCCCACCGGTCCGGACACGTCTACGGCCACTTTTTCTCCCACGACCAGTCCTTTTATTATGTCAGCCAGAGTCACAAAAATTGTAACAATCAAATCAAAAGTTGTTTCAAAGCCCTTTATCAGCGCCTCGTACCACGGATATTTTAACACGGCTGTCTGGACTAATGAGATGCCTAGCGCTCCCTGATCGGCCGGATGTTCTAGACGGGGAGTGCCCTCAAGATCCAGCAGTTTTTTTCCGCGCTTGATCTCAAATGCGATTTCTCTTCCTTTATGATCATTAATCACTTTCTGAACATCTGAGATTCGAGAAAAGGGAGCCGCGCATTGGGGAATATCTATTTTACATCCTACGATTTCATCACCGATCTGCATCCCCATCAGTTCCGCTGGAGAGCCAGGAATAATCTGGGAAATTTGAATTTTTGATCCTTTGAGCGGCAGCTGTGATTCATCTACCGGCTGGGGAGCGCCAACGGCGTAAACGGCCGCGAGTAAAAGCCAAGCCAGCAAAAAATTCATAATGATTCCGGCCGCCAGCACCTTAATTCTGGTCCAGGCTGATTTTCCGGCGAAACTGTCCGGATCGGAACGCTCTGAACCATCTTCCCCTTTAATTTTGACAAATCCGCCCAGAGGAATCCAGTTCAATGAATAGACAGTACCCGCTTTCAATTGACCC comes from the Candidatus Moraniibacteriota bacterium genome and includes:
- the rseP gene encoding RIP metalloprotease RseP; translated protein: MLTALVFIIVLGLLIFVHELGHFLLARRNGIAAEEFGFGFPPRIFGFQILTGQKIEKVAEKRTEEVQISDYQIGSREIIEEKVTDRIQEIDQIVPVKKWNFIFGKKQTVSNEAIEKGQLKAGTVYSLNWIPLGGFVKIKGEDGSERSDPDSFAGKSAWTRIKVLAAGIIMNFLLAWLLLAAVYAVGAPQPVDESQLPLKGSKIQISQIIPGSPAELMGMQIGDEIVGCKIDIPQCAAPFSRISDVQKVINDHKGREIAFEIKRGKKLLDLEGTPRLEHPADQGALGISLVQTAVLKYPWYEALIKGFETTFDLIVTIFVTLADIIKGLVVGEKVAVDVSGPVGIAYLTKQVTELGLVYILQFAALLSINLGIINGLPFPALDGGRILFILIEKLKGSPVSRKVEQLVHTIGFVLLIVLMIAVTMRDILRFEVIEKIENIFGA